A stretch of Chthonomonadales bacterium DNA encodes these proteins:
- a CDS encoding bifunctional YncE family protein/alkaline phosphatase family protein — MRRANAALAIAVAALAACSVLAVTSRARQSHPRTGAAITLPGADGGGVLLHSGWRISPAGRHSPFGDMLLGGAISPDGRTLAIANCGYGAHALNLLDVASEKTIATLRVPKAWRGIAWTPDSRGLYMSAGPANPLCDVYRFRSVNGGEWQRGEGIRLATPASLDRCVAGLALSRDGSRLYALNMPDGRLYVLDSASGKELSHVEVGLRPAACALAPGGDALHVANWGGGEVVTVALAGPGAPRVSARIRTPPHPNDIAVGAGARLYVSCGNANTVAVLDAGRGRQVEAICVALSPRAPVGTTPNALALSPDRRTLYVANADNNSVCVVDVADRPAPRDGDHHDELPSGRGPAPSRVLGFIPTGWYPSAVCVTPPGDRIIVCSGKGMGTRSNPARVPINPIVPAGFEYIARQLSGMVSFVDRPSLTALARYTREVVGNTPYRDELIGRAAARRETAVPARVGEHSPIRYVLYIIKENRTYDQLFGDVPRGNGDPSLCLFGREVTPNHHALAEQFVLLDNLYCNGEVSQDGHPWSTAAYVTDFTQRSWVLGYSGKGRLPGGNELTDSSGGFIWEACRRRGLSVRSYGEYSGHPSLEGNESLAYVGKAGPGSAPPGRDTDRADVFIREFREFERTGKVPRFIVISLGEDHTRGTAPGANTPKACVASNDLALGRIVEAVSRSRIWKECAILVIEDDAQNGPDHVDAHRTAGLLIGPYVRRGHLDSTMYTTTSMLRTMELILGLPPLSQYDAGAAPMYASFTTRADLTPYTALPARIDLEARNLASAYGAAQSARMDWSEYDRIDEDALNRILWHSIKGADAPYPAPVRSATTAVRLAAAARASEGR, encoded by the coding sequence ATGCGCCGCGCCAACGCAGCGCTCGCGATCGCGGTCGCCGCGCTCGCCGCCTGCTCCGTCCTCGCGGTCACCTCCCGCGCGCGCCAGAGCCACCCTCGCACCGGCGCCGCCATCACCCTGCCCGGCGCCGACGGCGGCGGCGTGCTCCTCCACAGCGGCTGGCGCATCTCGCCGGCCGGCCGCCACTCGCCTTTCGGCGACATGCTGCTGGGGGGCGCGATCAGCCCGGACGGGCGCACGCTTGCCATCGCCAATTGCGGGTACGGCGCGCACGCGCTGAACCTGCTCGACGTGGCAAGCGAGAAGACCATCGCCACGCTGCGCGTTCCGAAGGCCTGGCGAGGTATCGCATGGACGCCCGACAGCCGGGGCCTCTACATGTCCGCCGGACCCGCCAACCCGCTCTGCGACGTCTACCGGTTTCGCTCGGTAAACGGCGGCGAGTGGCAACGCGGCGAGGGGATCCGGCTGGCCACCCCGGCATCTCTTGACCGCTGCGTGGCCGGTCTGGCCCTCTCCCGCGACGGCTCGCGGCTCTACGCGCTTAACATGCCCGATGGCCGTCTCTACGTGCTCGATTCGGCCTCCGGCAAGGAGTTGAGCCATGTCGAGGTGGGGCTTCGCCCCGCGGCGTGCGCCCTTGCGCCAGGCGGCGACGCGCTGCACGTGGCCAACTGGGGCGGCGGTGAGGTGGTGACCGTGGCGCTCGCGGGCCCCGGGGCGCCGCGCGTGAGCGCGCGCATCAGGACGCCGCCGCACCCCAACGACATCGCGGTCGGCGCTGGAGCCCGTCTCTACGTGAGCTGCGGAAACGCGAACACCGTGGCGGTGCTGGATGCTGGACGCGGGCGGCAGGTCGAGGCCATATGCGTCGCGCTCAGCCCCCGTGCGCCGGTCGGCACCACGCCGAACGCACTCGCCCTCTCGCCGGATCGACGCACCCTCTACGTGGCCAACGCCGACAACAACAGCGTGTGCGTGGTCGACGTAGCCGACCGGCCCGCGCCCCGCGATGGCGATCATCACGATGAGCTGCCCTCGGGGCGCGGCCCGGCGCCGAGCCGTGTCCTCGGTTTCATACCGACCGGGTGGTACCCGAGCGCCGTCTGCGTCACGCCGCCGGGAGACCGCATCATCGTCTGCAGCGGCAAGGGCATGGGTACTCGATCGAACCCGGCCCGCGTGCCGATCAACCCGATCGTGCCGGCAGGATTCGAGTACATCGCCCGGCAGCTCTCGGGAATGGTGTCGTTCGTGGACCGGCCGAGCCTGACGGCGCTCGCGCGCTACACGCGAGAGGTGGTGGGCAACACGCCCTACCGCGATGAGCTGATCGGTCGGGCCGCCGCGCGGCGCGAGACGGCCGTGCCCGCGCGGGTGGGCGAGCACAGCCCGATCCGGTACGTCCTCTACATCATCAAGGAAAACCGCACCTACGACCAGTTGTTCGGCGATGTGCCGCGCGGCAACGGCGACCCCTCCCTCTGCCTGTTCGGGCGCGAGGTAACGCCGAACCACCACGCCCTCGCCGAGCAGTTCGTGCTGCTGGATAACCTCTACTGCAACGGGGAGGTGTCGCAGGACGGCCATCCGTGGAGCACGGCGGCCTACGTGACCGACTTCACGCAGCGCTCATGGGTGCTCGGTTACTCCGGCAAGGGGAGGCTTCCCGGTGGCAACGAGCTGACCGACTCGAGCGGCGGGTTCATCTGGGAGGCCTGCCGGCGCCGGGGCCTGTCGGTCCGGTCGTACGGGGAGTATTCCGGCCACCCGAGCCTCGAGGGCAATGAGAGCCTGGCATACGTGGGCAAGGCCGGCCCGGGCAGCGCCCCGCCGGGCCGCGACACGGACCGCGCCGACGTCTTCATCCGCGAGTTCCGCGAGTTCGAGCGCACAGGCAAGGTCCCGCGCTTCATCGTCATCTCGCTCGGCGAGGACCACACGCGCGGAACGGCGCCCGGCGCCAACACGCCCAAGGCCTGTGTCGCCTCCAACGACCTGGCGCTCGGGCGCATCGTGGAGGCGGTGTCGCGGAGCCGCATCTGGAAGGAGTGCGCCATCTTGGTGATCGAGGACGACGCGCAGAACGGCCCCGACCACGTGGACGCGCACCGCACCGCCGGCCTGCTGATCGGCCCGTACGTGCGGCGCGGACACCTCGACAGCACGATGTACACGACGACGTCGATGCTGCGCACGATGGAGCTGATCCTCGGCCTTCCGCCGCTCTCCCAGTACGACGCGGGCGCGGCGCCGATGTACGCCAGCTTCACCACCAGGGCGGACCTGACCCCCTACACGGCGCTGCCAGCGCGCATCGACCTTGAGGCGCGCAACCTGGCGTCGGCTTACGGGGCCGCGCAGTCGGCCCGTATGGACTGGAGCGAGTACGACCGCATCGATGAGGACGCCCTGAACCGCATCCTGTGGCACAGCATCAAGGGGGCCGACGCGCCGTACCCGGCGCCTGTGCGCAGCGCGACGACGGCGGTGCGCCTGGCCGCGGCGGCTCGGGCGAGCGAAGGGCGCTAG
- a CDS encoding sensor histidine kinase, protein MADRLRLGWRVNRYLWLTLLFIAAYLPYAAAQGRLSIPLAAAYGLFALGVANGALRTYSAWKLGGWNDERRGWLFNLVDIGLIALAVRVTGGVESDLWLLYFVVLVSEALYTRRRETRLLLAALAASYLAATWPYGRALDANYALSAAARVFFLYLVGEFARQLTEIREERNRELALLREQVATGEERARIAREVHDGLGHALVAVILRLELCSRLIGRDPAQAEQILGEEVPALRAAWNQGRDLAFHLRPWGVGDGRLCEGIRSQIARFAQRTGIVVEVETPEDEPELAPAAAMALAGAVQEALTNVARHSRAGHAWVRVEHRGDRLHVVVDDDGIGPLERPAGAGEGLLGMDERARAVGGTFHFGPRPEAGARVVVTVPTRSPSGAAH, encoded by the coding sequence ATGGCCGACCGTCTGCGGCTTGGCTGGCGCGTGAACCGCTACCTCTGGCTGACGCTGCTCTTCATCGCCGCCTACCTGCCGTACGCCGCGGCACAGGGTCGCCTGAGCATCCCGTTGGCGGCGGCCTACGGGCTGTTCGCGCTCGGCGTCGCAAACGGAGCGCTCCGCACCTACAGCGCCTGGAAGCTCGGCGGATGGAACGACGAGCGGCGCGGGTGGCTGTTCAACCTCGTCGACATCGGGCTTATCGCGCTCGCCGTGCGTGTGACGGGCGGCGTCGAGAGCGACCTCTGGCTGCTCTACTTCGTCGTGCTCGTCTCCGAGGCGCTCTACACGCGTCGCCGCGAGACGCGGCTGCTGCTGGCGGCGCTTGCGGCGAGCTACCTGGCGGCGACGTGGCCCTACGGCCGGGCCCTCGACGCCAACTACGCGTTGAGTGCGGCGGCGCGGGTGTTCTTCCTGTATCTGGTCGGCGAGTTCGCGCGGCAGCTCACTGAGATCCGCGAGGAGCGTAACCGCGAGCTCGCGCTGCTTCGCGAGCAGGTCGCTACCGGCGAGGAGCGCGCCCGAATCGCGCGCGAAGTGCACGACGGTCTGGGCCACGCGCTCGTCGCCGTCATCCTGCGGCTCGAGCTGTGCTCCAGGCTCATCGGGCGTGACCCGGCTCAGGCCGAGCAGATCCTGGGCGAGGAGGTCCCTGCGCTGCGCGCGGCGTGGAACCAGGGCCGCGACCTGGCGTTCCACCTCAGGCCGTGGGGCGTCGGCGATGGCCGGCTATGCGAGGGGATTCGCTCACAGATCGCCCGGTTCGCCCAGCGCACCGGCATCGTCGTGGAGGTAGAAACGCCCGAGGACGAGCCGGAGTTGGCGCCGGCGGCCGCGATGGCGCTCGCCGGCGCCGTGCAGGAGGCGCTTACGAACGTGGCGCGCCACTCGCGGGCCGGCCACGCGTGGGTGCGGGTGGAGCACCGGGGCGACCGCCTTCATGTCGTGGTGGACGATGACGGCATCGGGCCGCTGGAGCGTCCGGCGGGGGCCGGCGAGGGGCTCCTGGGTATGGACGAGCGAGCGCGCGCCGTGGGAG